The Cottoperca gobio chromosome 5, fCotGob3.1, whole genome shotgun sequence region acacacatatatatatatacatacatatacatatatatatatacatacatatacatatatatacatatatatatacatatacacatatatatatatatacatatacacatatacatatatatatatatatatatatatatatacatatacacatatacatataaatatatatatatacatatacacatatatataaatatatacatatacacatacatatatatacatatatataaatattcacatacatatatataaatatacatatatatacatacatacatatacatacatatatatacacatatatatatatacatatatatacatatatatatacatatatatatatatatatatatatatacatatatatatatatatatacatatatatatatatgtatatatatatatatacatacatatatatatgtatatatatatatatatatatatatatatacatacatatatatatacatacatatatatatacatacatatatatatacatccatatatacatacatatatatacatacatatacatatagatacaaatatatatttatatatacacacacatatatatacacacatacatatatacacgcatacatatataaatatatatacatatatacatatatatattcatatacatatatacacatatatatatacacatatatacatatacatacatatatatacatatatatacatatatatatatatatatatacatatatacatatatacatacatatatatacatatacatatatatacatatatatatatacatacatatatatatatacatatatatatacatatatatatatatatatacatatacacatatacatatatatatatatatatacatatacacattatatatatatacacacatatatatatatatacatacatatacatatatatatatatacacacacatatatatatatacatacatatacatatatatatacatacatatacatatatatacatatatatatacatatatacatatatatacatatacacatatatatatatatatatatatatacatatacacatatatatatatatacatatacatatacacatacatatatatatacatatacacatatacatatatatatatatacatatacacatatacatataaatatatatatatatacatatacacatatatataaatatatacatatacacatacatatatatacatatatatataaatatatacatatacacatacatatatatacatatatataaatattcacatacatatatataaatatacatatatatacatacatatacatacatatatacacatatatatacatatatatatacatatatatatatatatatatatatacaatatatatatatatatatacatatatatatatatgtatatatatatatatatatatacatacatatatatatgtatattatatatatatatatatatatatatatatatatacatacatatatatatacatacatatatatatacaatatatatatacatccatatatacatacatatatatacatacatatacatatagatacaaatatatatttatatatatatatacacacacatatatatacacacatacatatatacacgcatacatatataaatatatatacatatatacatatatatattcatatacatatatacacatatatatatatacacatatatacatatacatacatatatatacatatatatacatatatatatatatatatatatatatatatatatatatacatatatatacatatatacatacatatatatacatatacatatatatacatatatatatatacatacatatatatatacatatatatatacatatatatatacatatatatatatatatatacatatacacatatacatatatatatatatacatatacacatatatatatatatatacacacatatatatatatacatacatatacatatatatatatatacacacacatatatatatacatacatatacatatatatatatatacatacatatacatatatatacatatatatatatacatatatacatatatatacatatacacatatatatatatatatatatatatatatatatatacatatacacatatatatatatatacatatacatatacacatatatatatacatatacacatatacatatatatatatacatatacacatatacatataaatatatatatatatatacatatacacatatatataaatatatacatatacacatacatatatatacatatatataaatattcacatacatatatataaaatatacatatatatacatacatacatatacatacatatatatacacatatatatatatacatatatatacatatatatatacatatatatataatatatatatatacatatatatatatatacatatatatatatgtatatatatatatatatacatacatatatatattatgtatatatatatatatatatatatatatatatacatacatatatatatacatatatatatacatacatatatatatacatacatatatatatacatccatatatacatacatatatatacatacatatacatatagatacaaatatatatttatatatatatatacacacacatatatatacacacatacatatatacaacgcatacatatataaatatatatacatatatacatatatatattcatatacatatatacacatatatatatatatacacatatatacatatacatacatatatatacatatatatatatatatatatacatatatacatacatatatatacatatacatatatatacatatatatatacatacatatatatatacatatatatatatatacatatatatacatatatatatatatatacatatacacatatatatatatatatatacatatatatatatacatatacacatatacatatatatatatatatatatatattacatatacacatatatatatatatacacacatatatatatatatacatacatatacatatatatatatatatacatacatatacatatatatatatatatacaacacgcatatatatatatacatacatatacatatatatatatatatacatacatatacatatatatacatatatatatacatatatacatatatatacatatacacatatatatatatatacatatacacatatatatatatatatatatatatatatacatatacatatacacatatatatatatacatatacacatatacatatatacatatacacatatacatataaatatatatatatacatatacacatatatataaatatatacatatacacatacatatatatacatatatataaatattcacatacatatatataaatatacatatatatacatacatacatatacatacatatatatacacatatatatatatacatatatatacatatatatatatacatatatatatatatacatatatatatatatatatatatatatatatacatatacacatatacatataaatatatatatacacacatatatataaatatatacatatacacatacatatatatacatatatatataaatattcatatacatatatataaatatacatatatatacatacatacatatacatacatatatacacatatatatacatatatatatatacatatatatatatacatatatatatatatacatacatatatatatacatacatatatacatacatatacatatagatacaaatatatatttatatatatacacacacatatatatacacacatacatatatacacacatacatatataaatatatatacatatatacacatatatatatatatattcatatacatatatacacatatatatatactatatatatacatatacatatatatatacatatacatatatatacatatatacatatacatatatatatatacatatatatacatacatatatatatatacatgtatacatatatatgtatacatatatacatgtatacacatatatatacatatatacatacatatacatatatacatatatatacatatacatatatacatatatatacatatacatatatacatatatatatacatatatatatacatatatatatacatatatatatacatatatatatacatatatatatacatatatacatatacatatatatacacatacatatatatacacatacatatatatatatatatatatatacacatacatatatatatacatatatatatatacatacatatatatacatatatacatacatatatacatacatatatatatatatatatacatatatgtataaaggagatatgtatatacacgtatatgtatatacatatatcctTTGTGCAGATACATATATGTATCAGTATAtgcatctatctatatatctatatctttctGACTTTTTGTGATgcctttcattttttaaatgcagctctAAAACACTGAATTACCTTACAGGAAGTAAACAATAAAACcacacagtgtacaaatacTAGTTCCATTTTATTTGCAATTTAAAATTCCATACAAGATAAAAGTAGATAATTCAATCTGCCTGAACATTGTTTGTATACGACCCAAATAAAGCCATTAAAATCCATCCTTGATATATGATGTACTGACATGGCAATATTCTAACAgattacaaaatgaaaatgggtgtttttaaaaaggtatgaacacacactgtgatgatttgacacaaaataaaaaggatttttTAACAGGAGCTACAGTTTTGTAATCTACATCTGGCAAAGCTTTCAAAACTGTGGaaaataatacatacagtacaagttACCTTCTGTAATACACATACTAAATCGGAAAATGCCATCTCTGATACGTCAACATACGCACTTATGGCTCACTTGATATTTCAGTGTGATAACAGCCGTGGATAAAGGAGGCTTCCACTTATCTAGAGAAATTATTTGTAAACTTGATCAACCCTTCTTAACTGCAACAGTTCTCACAACGTAGTTTTTCCATCATTGGGTTCGGATTTGTGAATTGAACGAGCTACAAACATAAAAACCATTCATCAGCCAATTGTTTCAATATCCATATTTATGCTGAGTGATCTAAAGCTCAGAAGAGCCCTGGAACAGAGAGTAGGGGTAACACTCCATtttgagattttttttaattgatgcTATGCAACTTAAACAACAAAGGTTTTTATGACATATCAAAGGggaaattataataatgtttaaaaagaacCAAACATACATTGGGcatttaatgatgttttaacgTTGGACgacaaaacaagaagaaaatcAATCTACCATGCCAACTCTCTAAAAACCAATGAAATGGGTGTCCACCCAAAACatctgcatgcaaacacacctcCCATATCAGCAGTATCCAGAAGTATTTACCAGTTGTCCTGTTTGTCTTGGAAATTCTGACAGCATTTTCCTGTGTTTATACGTGCTCCCTAAGGAGGGACTGAGACATCTGGATCAGTAACTACGTATAAATTAGAGATGCTGATTTGGGTGGCTGGGGACTCGTAGGACAATTTATGAGTCTAGGTGGGCACAGTGATACTGCGGGCTAGTAGTGCCAGCAAAGCTAGCTCCACAACCCCATGGGCTTGTTCCAGTGCCTCTGCAGCCTCCCTGGCAGAAAACCCTGCTGCCTGGATTCTCTGGATGTGCGCAGCTGGAAATTGTTCTATAAAGGGATgcggagaagggaggagaggggctGGAGATGTAAGCTGGGCAGCCTGAGCAAGacgaggggaagagagggaggaggtgcTAGAGACTTCCTCAGGTGAGCCCACTGCCATAGACAGAGGGCTGAGAAAAGTGTGCTCAGTCTGGAGGCCAAGAGTGTCTGGGGTGTTGGTGCCAGAGGCTCGTCCATCTGCAACCCCTCTGCCCTGCTGCCCTTCCGGAGGCTCCCTGACATCCAGGTCCCTTGCAGGATCAGGAGGGACCTCTGGCTCAGGATGCAAACTGCTGACGTTATTTACTTCATCTCGGCCACATTTAtctgccctcctctccctgGAGGAGGGCAGATAAACTGGACGCTGCGGTGGTCCTTGTCCCTCCACAGTCTGTGCTGTATCCCCACGCAGATGCTCATCCTGGCCAGAGACGTCAGGCACAAGACAATTAGATGGTCCCTCATTAGACACAGGAGCAGCATGGTTGGCTTTGGCATCGCTTGGTTCTGCACCGGCTGGGATGGCAGTAGAGGGGATACGCTGGGTCTTTTCGGGCGTCGGGGTGCATGGCTTGGGGtcatctgtttcctgtttgaatGGATGCgagggggagcaggaggtgCTGCGGTTTTGGAACTGAGCACGGTTGTTGGACACTAGCAGCTCGTGAAGCTCCATCAGAGCGGCTGCCAGCGACGGGATGTTGTCGGAGCTGGAACAATGCTCTCCTTCAGGCTGGTCCCTCTCAGGGGACGCCACGCCCTGGGAAGCAGTGGGGGACTCCATTTCCACAGAGTCCGGTTGGCTAGGAGCACTCGTACGGGGATCTGTAGCATCAACGATGTCAGACTCAGTCGCCTCCTGCTCCATGGGTTGAATGGGGGAAAGTTCCCCTACATTGGGGAGCACAGGGCTGTTCTTCACCTCATCTGATTCAGCATCCCCCTCTGCGTGGCCCGGCTGTACCTCATCCTCCGGATACTGGGATGCCGTAGtcatgtctgcaggagggggaCATGTACGGAGGGCGTCTGTTGAGGGACAGGGTACAGGGGACACCCTGGAGTTGCTATCGACAGGCAGAGGGTGAGGGTGGACCTGATGAGGTGTAGAACCAGCATCCTCTGCGGAACACAAAGGCCGAGGAAGCTCCTGTAGGCCAGGGTGGTCCCGGCACAGCCCTGGTGCAGAGGCCTGCTCCAAGGCGGTCGGAGCAGATGGAGAGCAATCCGGGGTTTGGGGTTGGCCAGAGGAAGGGCTTTGGGAAGGGGAGGGGGA contains the following coding sequences:
- the ddi2 gene encoding protein DDI1 homolog 2 isoform X1 → MSSSPSPSQSPSSGQPQTPDCSPSAPTALEQASAPGLCRDHPGLQELPRPLCSAEDAGSTPHQVHPHPLPVDSNSRVSPVPCPSTDALRTCPPPADMTTASQYPEDEVQPGHAEGDAESDEVKNSPVLPNVGELSPIQPMEQEATESDIVDATDPRTSAPSQPDSVEMESPTASQGVASPERDQPEGEHCSSSDNIPSLAAALMELHELLVSNNRAQFQNRSTSCSPSHPFKQETDDPKPCTPTPEKTQRIPSTAIPAGAEPSDAKANHAAPVSNEGPSNCLVPDVSGQDEHLRGDTAQTVEGQGPPQRPVYLPSSRERRADKCGRDEVNNVSSLHPEPEVPPDPARDLDVREPPEGQQGRGVADGRASGTNTPDTLGLQTEHTFLSPLSMAVGSPEEVSSTSSLSSPRLAQAAQLTSPAPLLPSPHPFIEQFPAAHIQRIQAAGFSAREAAEALEQAHGVVELALLALLARSITVPT